One window of the Pseudomonas sihuiensis genome contains the following:
- the fleN gene encoding flagellar synthesis regulator FleN yields the protein MGMHPVQVIAVTGGKGGVGKTNVSVNLSMALADLGRRVMLMDADLGLANVDVLLGLTPKRTLADVIAGECDLRDVLLQGPGGVRIVPAASGTQSMVSLTPMQHAGLIQAFSDISENLDVLVIDTAAGIGDAVVSFVRAAQEILVVVCDEPTSITDAYALIKLLNRDHGISRFRVLANMAHSPQEGRNLFAKLTKVTDRFLDVALQYVGAVPYDECVRKAVQKQRAVYEAFPRSKCALAFKAIAQKVDTWPLPANPRGHLEFFVERLVQQPTADSAV from the coding sequence ATGGGTATGCATCCCGTACAGGTGATTGCGGTGACTGGCGGCAAGGGTGGCGTCGGCAAGACCAATGTGTCGGTCAATCTGTCCATGGCCCTGGCCGATCTTGGCCGTCGGGTCATGCTGATGGACGCCGACCTTGGCTTGGCCAACGTCGACGTTCTGTTGGGCCTGACGCCCAAGCGCACCCTGGCCGATGTCATCGCGGGTGAATGCGATCTGCGTGACGTCCTGCTGCAGGGGCCGGGCGGCGTGCGCATCGTGCCGGCAGCATCCGGTACGCAGAGCATGGTCAGCCTCACGCCGATGCAGCACGCCGGGTTGATCCAGGCGTTCAGTGACATCAGCGAAAATCTTGACGTGCTGGTGATCGACACCGCTGCCGGTATCGGTGATGCGGTGGTCAGCTTCGTGCGTGCGGCGCAGGAGATCCTTGTGGTGGTCTGCGATGAGCCCACCTCGATTACCGATGCCTACGCGCTGATCAAACTGCTCAATCGCGATCACGGCATCAGCCGCTTCCGCGTACTGGCCAATATGGCCCACAGCCCGCAGGAAGGACGAAATCTCTTTGCTAAGCTGACCAAGGTGACGGATCGCTTCCTCGATGTCGCCCTGCAGTATGTCGGTGCCGTGCCCTACGATGAGTGTGTGCGCAAGGCCGTGCAAAAGCAGCGTGCTGTCTATGAAGCCTTCCCTCGATCCAAGTGCGCCCTGGCGTTCAAGGCGATAGCTCAGAAGGTAGATACCTGGCCGTTACCGGCCAATCCCCGTGGTCATCTGGAGTTTTTCGTCGAGCGTCTGGTGCAACAACCGACCGCAGACTCGGCCGTATGA
- the fliN gene encoding flagellar motor switch protein FliN, with the protein MADEENTSPEEQALADEWAAALAEAGDAGQDDIDAMLAGQGAAQAAQPAAPRAPMEEFGSAPPTSNLPVNLEGPNLDVILDIPVSISMEVGNTDITIRNLLQLNQGSVIELDRLAGEPLDVLVNGTLIAHGEVVVVNEKFGIRLTDVISPSERIKKLR; encoded by the coding sequence ATGGCAGACGAAGAGAACACCTCCCCCGAGGAGCAGGCACTGGCCGATGAATGGGCCGCGGCGCTGGCCGAGGCAGGTGATGCAGGTCAGGACGATATCGATGCCATGCTGGCCGGGCAGGGTGCCGCTCAGGCGGCGCAACCTGCAGCGCCGCGTGCGCCGATGGAAGAGTTCGGTAGCGCGCCCCCCACCAGCAACCTGCCGGTCAATCTCGAAGGGCCGAACCTGGATGTGATTCTCGACATTCCGGTGTCCATTTCCATGGAGGTCGGCAATACCGATATCACCATCCGCAACCTGCTGCAGCTCAACCAGGGCTCGGTGATCGAGTTGGATCGCCTGGCTGGTGAGCCGCTCGATGTGCTGGTCAACGGCACCCTGATCGCTCACGGCGAGGTGGTGGTGGTCAACGAGAAGTTCGGCATCCGCCTGACGGACGTGATCAGCCCCAGCGAACGTATCAAGAAGCTGCGCTGA
- the flhF gene encoding flagellar biosynthesis protein FlhF — protein MQVKRFFAADMRTAMKLVRDELGADASIIGNRRVAGGVELTAALDYQAPAPVRPNPALEAELRKTQARIASAQAELTTRAEQDAGKDRQLFANESLLAPELPATLVKPQRPVEAPVPATPTVDPRALEAMRFELHGLRELIEVQLGSIAWGQLQNRRPQQANLWRRLQRMGLSAELSQALLSKVAGVAEPRQAWRMLLAHLAHAITTPKVEPLEEGGVIALVGPAGMGKTTTLAKLAARYVLKYGSQQVALVSMDSFRIGAQEQLKTLGRILGVSVTQIDPGQSLLQALAPLAKKRVVLVDTAGLPGNDPALRLQLESLASARIKAKNYLVLAATSQSQVLKAAYHSYKRCGLSGCILTKLDEAASLGEVLGLAIGQQLPVAYVTDGPRIPDDLHVPRSHQLVSRAVGLQAAEEPSEDAMAQMFAGLYHNPAKRAG, from the coding sequence ATGCAGGTCAAACGCTTCTTCGCCGCCGATATGCGGACCGCCATGAAACTGGTGCGTGATGAATTGGGCGCCGATGCCTCGATCATCGGCAATCGCCGAGTTGCCGGTGGTGTCGAGCTAACCGCTGCGCTGGATTATCAGGCGCCGGCGCCGGTGCGCCCGAACCCGGCGCTGGAAGCCGAGCTGCGCAAGACCCAGGCGCGCATCGCCAGCGCCCAGGCGGAGCTGACCACGCGTGCCGAGCAGGATGCCGGCAAGGACCGTCAATTGTTCGCCAATGAATCGCTGCTGGCACCCGAGCTACCCGCGACCCTGGTCAAGCCGCAGCGCCCGGTCGAGGCCCCTGTACCTGCTACGCCTACGGTCGACCCGCGCGCACTGGAAGCCATGCGCTTCGAGCTGCACGGCTTGCGTGAGCTGATCGAAGTACAACTGGGTTCCATCGCCTGGGGGCAACTGCAGAACCGTCGCCCGCAGCAGGCCAATCTGTGGCGCCGCCTGCAGCGTATGGGGCTGTCTGCCGAGCTATCGCAGGCGCTGCTGAGCAAGGTAGCCGGTGTGGCCGAGCCGCGTCAGGCCTGGCGTATGTTGCTGGCGCATCTGGCTCACGCGATCACTACGCCCAAGGTCGAACCGCTGGAAGAGGGTGGTGTGATCGCGCTGGTCGGTCCGGCCGGCATGGGCAAGACCACCACCCTGGCCAAGCTGGCTGCGCGTTATGTGCTTAAGTACGGCTCGCAACAGGTCGCTCTGGTGAGCATGGACAGCTTCCGTATTGGCGCGCAGGAACAGCTCAAGACCCTGGGGCGCATCCTCGGTGTGTCGGTGACTCAGATCGACCCCGGTCAGTCTCTGCTGCAGGCTCTGGCGCCGCTGGCCAAGAAACGCGTGGTGTTGGTCGATACCGCTGGCCTGCCAGGCAACGATCCGGCGCTGCGTCTGCAGTTGGAGAGTCTGGCCTCGGCACGCATCAAGGCGAAGAATTATCTGGTACTGGCCGCAACAAGTCAGAGCCAAGTGCTCAAGGCGGCCTACCATAGTTACAAGCGTTGTGGCCTTTCAGGCTGCATACTGACGAAACTGGACGAAGCTGCGAGTCTGGGTGAGGTTTTAGGTCTGGCTATAGGCCAGCAACTGCCGGTAGCCTATGTGACGGACGGGCCGCGGATACCGGACGATCTGCACGTGCCGCGTAGCCATCAGCTGGTCAGCCGTGCCGTTGGGCTGCAGGCTGCCGAGGAGCCGAGTGAGGACGCCATGGCGCAGATGTTCGCCGGCCTCTATCACAATCCGGCCAAGCGAGCCGGTTGA
- a CDS encoding protein phosphatase CheZ, which produces MEHDDSTLGDLESTLKNNARDLVDSLEQGNFGAAVQLINELNKVRDRGLYHEVGKLTRELHNAIVNFQLDPRMPHTQELSQIADATERLNYVVTMTEKAANRTMDLVEQSAPLVNDLSNEAQSLSVEWGRFMRREIGVDGFRELAKRVELFLARSERDGAKLSDHLNGILLAQDYQDLTGQVIKRVTQLVIEVESNLLKLMLMASQVDRFAGIQHDYAALRTEQGKSKEPSQGEGPQIHADKRDDVASNQDDVDDLLSSLGF; this is translated from the coding sequence ATGGAACATGATGACTCCACGCTGGGTGACCTTGAGTCGACCCTGAAAAACAATGCCCGCGATCTGGTCGATAGCCTTGAGCAAGGTAATTTCGGCGCCGCGGTGCAACTGATCAACGAGCTGAACAAGGTCCGCGATCGCGGGCTGTATCACGAGGTCGGCAAACTGACCCGTGAACTGCACAACGCCATTGTCAATTTTCAGCTCGATCCGCGTATGCCGCATACCCAGGAGCTGTCGCAGATCGCCGACGCTACCGAGCGCCTGAACTACGTCGTGACCATGACCGAGAAGGCCGCCAACCGGACCATGGATCTGGTGGAGCAGAGTGCGCCGCTGGTCAACGACCTGAGCAATGAGGCACAGAGCCTGAGCGTCGAGTGGGGCCGTTTCATGCGTCGTGAAATTGGAGTAGACGGCTTTCGTGAACTGGCCAAGCGTGTCGAGCTGTTCCTCGCCCGCAGTGAACGAGATGGCGCCAAGCTCTCCGACCACCTCAACGGCATTCTGTTGGCTCAGGACTATCAGGACCTTACCGGCCAGGTGATCAAGCGTGTCACCCAACTGGTGATCGAAGTGGAAAGCAACCTGCTCAAGCTGATGCTCATGGCCAGTCAGGTCGACCGTTTTGCCGGTATTCAGCACGACTACGCAGCGCTGCGTACCGAACAGGGAAAATCAAAAGAGCCATCGCAGGGTGAAGGTCCGCAGATTCATGCCGATAAGCGTGATGACGTTGCCTCCAACCAAGACGATGTCGACGACCTGCTGTCCAGCCTAGGGTTCTAA
- the fliA gene encoding RNA polymerase sigma factor FliA gives MTAASGLRMYNKAQAQDSQHQLIERYAPLVKRIAYHLLARLPASVQVDDLIQAGMIGLLEASRKYDSSKGASFETFAGIRIRGSMLDEVRKGDWAPRSVHRNSRMVSDAIRVVEARTGRDAKDHEVAAELQLSLEDYYGILGDTLGSRLFSFDDLLQDGEHGGLHEDAGHTHLEPSRDLEDERFQAALADAIAGLPERERLVLALYYDEELNLKEIGEVLGVSESRVSQLHSQCAARLRSRLSEWRAG, from the coding sequence ATGACAGCAGCCTCTGGACTTCGTATGTACAACAAGGCTCAGGCGCAGGACTCCCAGCACCAGCTGATCGAGCGCTATGCGCCGCTGGTCAAGCGCATCGCCTACCACCTGCTGGCTCGTCTGCCGGCCAGCGTGCAGGTCGATGATCTTATCCAGGCCGGCATGATCGGCCTGCTCGAAGCCTCACGCAAATACGACTCCAGCAAGGGTGCCAGTTTCGAGACCTTCGCCGGTATCCGTATTCGCGGCTCCATGCTCGACGAGGTGCGCAAGGGTGATTGGGCGCCGCGTTCGGTGCACCGCAACAGCCGTATGGTCAGCGATGCCATTCGTGTCGTTGAGGCAAGAACCGGGCGGGACGCTAAAGATCACGAGGTTGCGGCCGAACTCCAATTGAGTCTGGAGGATTACTACGGCATTCTTGGCGACACTTTGGGCAGCCGCCTGTTCAGTTTCGACGACCTGTTGCAGGACGGTGAGCATGGCGGGTTGCACGAAGACGCCGGACACACTCACCTCGAACCTTCGCGGGACCTCGAAGACGAACGCTTCCAGGCGGCCTTGGCCGATGCCATCGCCGGTTTGCCGGAGCGCGAACGTCTGGTGCTGGCGCTGTATTACGATGAAGAACTGAACTTGAAGGAAATCGGTGAAGTGCTGGGGGTTAGTGAGTCACGCGTGAGCCAGTTGCACAGCCAGTGCGCGGCGCGTTTGCGCTCGCGGCTGAGTGAATGGCGTGCTGGCTGA
- a CDS encoding chemotaxis response regulator CheY encodes MKILIVDDFSTMRRIIKNLLRDLGFTNTAEADDGTSALPMLQSGSFDFLVTDWNMPGMTGIDLLRAVRADERLKHLPVLMVTAEAKRDQIIEAAQAGVNGYVVKPFTAQVLKEKIEKIFERVNG; translated from the coding sequence ATGAAAATCCTCATCGTTGACGATTTCTCGACGATGCGACGGATCATCAAGAACCTCTTGCGGGACTTGGGTTTCACCAACACCGCGGAAGCCGATGACGGCACCTCGGCGCTGCCGATGCTGCAAAGCGGTAGCTTCGACTTTCTGGTGACCGACTGGAACATGCCCGGCATGACCGGCATCGACCTGCTGCGCGCCGTACGTGCCGACGAGCGCCTCAAGCACCTGCCGGTGCTGATGGTGACCGCTGAAGCCAAGCGCGATCAGATCATCGAGGCGGCCCAGGCCGGTGTGAATGGCTACGTGGTCAAACCCTTCACCGCTCAGGTGTTGAAGGAAAAGATCGAGAAGATCTTCGAGCGGGTCAACGGCTGA
- the flhA gene encoding flagellar biosynthesis protein FlhA has protein sequence MVWGRDVAVDRAQLIGDVRSNLAGLRHGNLGIPLLLLVMLGMVMLPIPPFLLDTLFTFSIALSIVVLLVSIYALRPLDFAVFPTILLAATLLRLALNVASTRVVLLNGHEGHGAAGQVIQAFGEVVIGGNYVVGIVVFAILMIINFVVVTKGAGRISEVSARFTLDAMPGKQMAIDADLNAGLIDQNEAKKRRSEVAQEADFYGSMDGASKFVRGDAIAGLLILFINLIGGIAIGVLQHGLPFAEAGKVYTLLTIGDGLVAQIPSLLLSTAAAVMVTRVSSSEDMGAQVNRQMFASPRALAVAAAIMIAMGLVPGMPHFSFISLGLVAAGAAYWIANKQRKTKEEEVKEVQRQQELLPAQKAQEVKELGWDDVTPVDMVGLEVGYRLIPLVDRNQGGQLLARIKGVRKKLSQEMGFLMPSVHIRDNLDLAPNAYRLTLMGVSVAEAEVYPDRELAINPGQVFGPLNGIAAKDPAFGLEAVWIDPTQRDQAQSLGYTVVDASTVVATHLNQILHKHAHELLGHEEVQQLMQLLAKSSPKLAEELVPGLVSLSTLLKVLQALLQEQVPVRDIRTIAEAIANVAPKSQDPAAMVAAVRVSLARAVVQGIVGLEPELPVITLEPRLEQILLNSLQKAGQGGEDGILLEPGMAEKLQRSLVEAAQRQEMLGKPVILLVAGPVRAMLSRFARLAVPSMHVLAYQEIPDNKQVTIVATVGQN, from the coding sequence ATGGTTTGGGGTAGGGACGTGGCAGTAGATCGCGCACAGCTAATCGGTGACGTACGCAGCAACCTTGCAGGTTTGCGCCACGGCAACCTGGGTATCCCCCTGCTGCTGCTGGTCATGCTCGGCATGGTCATGCTGCCGATCCCGCCGTTTCTGCTCGACACTCTGTTCACCTTCAGCATCGCGCTGTCCATCGTCGTGCTGCTGGTCAGCATCTATGCGTTGCGACCGCTGGATTTCGCCGTGTTCCCTACCATCCTGCTGGCGGCCACGTTGTTGCGTCTGGCGCTGAACGTGGCTTCGACCCGCGTGGTGCTGCTCAACGGCCACGAGGGCCACGGCGCGGCGGGGCAGGTGATCCAGGCCTTCGGTGAGGTGGTGATCGGCGGTAACTACGTGGTCGGTATCGTGGTGTTCGCCATCCTCATGATCATCAACTTCGTGGTGGTCACCAAGGGTGCCGGACGGATTTCCGAAGTGAGCGCGCGCTTCACCCTCGATGCCATGCCTGGCAAGCAGATGGCTATCGACGCCGACCTCAATGCTGGCCTGATCGATCAGAACGAAGCCAAGAAACGCCGCAGTGAAGTGGCGCAGGAGGCAGATTTCTACGGCTCGATGGACGGTGCCAGCAAGTTCGTCCGCGGCGACGCCATCGCCGGCCTGCTGATTCTGTTCATCAACCTCATCGGCGGTATCGCCATCGGCGTGCTGCAGCACGGCCTGCCGTTCGCCGAGGCGGGCAAGGTCTACACCCTGCTGACCATCGGCGACGGCCTGGTGGCGCAGATTCCCTCCCTGCTGCTGTCCACCGCCGCCGCAGTGATGGTGACCCGTGTTTCCAGCTCCGAGGACATGGGCGCCCAGGTCAACCGGCAGATGTTCGCTTCGCCGCGGGCGTTGGCGGTGGCGGCGGCGATCATGATTGCCATGGGTCTGGTGCCCGGCATGCCGCATTTCTCTTTTATCAGCCTGGGCCTGGTGGCCGCTGGCGCCGCCTACTGGATCGCCAACAAGCAGCGCAAGACCAAGGAAGAGGAGGTCAAGGAGGTACAGCGCCAACAGGAGCTGCTGCCGGCGCAGAAGGCGCAGGAGGTCAAGGAACTGGGCTGGGACGACGTCACCCCGGTGGACATGGTCGGCCTGGAGGTTGGTTACCGGCTGATTCCGCTGGTCGATCGCAACCAGGGTGGCCAGCTGCTGGCGCGAATCAAGGGTGTGCGCAAGAAGCTGTCTCAGGAAATGGGCTTTCTCATGCCCTCGGTGCATATTCGCGACAACCTCGATCTGGCGCCCAACGCCTACCGCTTGACGCTCATGGGCGTCAGCGTGGCCGAGGCCGAGGTGTATCCGGATCGCGAACTGGCGATCAACCCCGGCCAGGTGTTCGGCCCGCTCAATGGCATCGCCGCCAAGGATCCGGCGTTCGGTCTGGAGGCCGTGTGGATCGACCCCACTCAGCGCGATCAGGCGCAGTCGCTGGGCTATACCGTGGTCGATGCCAGTACCGTGGTCGCCACTCACCTCAATCAGATCCTGCACAAGCATGCCCACGAGCTGCTGGGGCACGAGGAAGTGCAGCAGCTGATGCAATTGCTGGCCAAGAGTTCGCCGAAGCTGGCCGAGGAGTTGGTGCCGGGTCTGGTATCGCTGTCGACCCTGCTCAAGGTGCTGCAGGCGCTGCTCCAGGAGCAGGTGCCGGTGCGCGACATCCGCACCATCGCCGAGGCCATCGCCAACGTCGCGCCGAAGAGTCAAGATCCCGCCGCGATGGTCGCCGCGGTGCGCGTGTCGCTGGCCCGTGCCGTCGTGCAAGGCATCGTGGGACTAGAGCCGGAGCTGCCTGTGATAACCCTCGAGCCAAGGTTGGAACAGATCTTGCTCAACAGTCTGCAGAAGGCCGGTCAGGGCGGTGAGGATGGCATCCTCCTCGAACCGGGCATGGCCGAGAAGCTGCAGCGTTCCCTGGTGGAAGCGGCGCAGCGCCAGGAAATGCTCGGCAAGCCGGTGATTCTACTGGTGGCCGGACCGGTCCGGGCGATGTTGTCGCGCTTCGCGCGGCTGGCGGTACCCAGCATGCACGTGTTGGCCTACCAGGAAATTCCGGACAACAAGCAGGTCACCATAGTCGCTACGGTTGGCCAGAACTGA
- the fliQ gene encoding flagellar biosynthesis protein FliQ — protein sequence MTPEVAVDLFREALWLIVLIVGLAVVPSLVVGLIVAMFQAATQINEQTLSFLPRLIVMLVTLIWAGPWLVSQLMEYTQTLIQNIPYLIG from the coding sequence ATGACTCCCGAGGTTGCGGTTGATCTGTTTCGTGAAGCGCTCTGGCTGATCGTGCTGATCGTCGGTCTGGCCGTGGTGCCGAGTCTGGTGGTGGGGTTGATCGTGGCCATGTTCCAGGCGGCCACGCAAATCAACGAACAGACGCTGAGCTTCCTGCCGCGCCTGATCGTGATGCTGGTTACCCTGATCTGGGCCGGCCCCTGGCTGGTCAGTCAGCTGATGGAGTACACCCAGACGCTGATCCAGAACATTCCCTACCTGATCGGCTGA
- the fliO gene encoding flagellar biosynthetic protein FliO → MARLLALLLALPGFALAAEPADKAATPMAGSDVAGQLGQLLLGLLLVIGLIFVLAWLLRRVQQLAPRSGQVIKLLATQPLGPRDRLVLVQVGNEQILLGLSAGRIAPLHVLKEPVHLSDAEPATPEFAQRLMELLGKDQKDKS, encoded by the coding sequence ATGGCCCGACTTTTAGCGTTGTTGCTTGCGCTGCCCGGGTTTGCGCTGGCAGCCGAGCCTGCGGACAAGGCCGCCACGCCCATGGCCGGCAGCGATGTGGCCGGCCAGTTGGGGCAGTTGCTGCTGGGGTTGCTGCTGGTCATCGGCCTGATCTTCGTCCTGGCCTGGCTGCTACGCCGCGTGCAGCAACTGGCGCCACGCAGCGGGCAGGTGATCAAGCTGTTGGCCACGCAACCGCTGGGGCCGCGTGATCGCCTGGTGCTGGTGCAGGTGGGCAACGAGCAGATTCTGCTGGGATTGTCTGCCGGACGTATCGCACCTCTGCATGTGCTCAAGGAGCCCGTGCACCTGTCCGATGCCGAGCCCGCTACGCCGGAGTTCGCCCAGCGCCTGATGGAGCTGCTGGGCAAGGATCAGAAGGACAAATCCTGA
- the fliP gene encoding flagellar type III secretion system pore protein FliP (The bacterial flagellar biogenesis protein FliP forms a type III secretion system (T3SS)-type pore required for flagellar assembly.), whose amino-acid sequence MLRLLLVVLLSLAASLAFAEDPPGTSSLIQQGSNPLSIPAITLSTDAEGQQEYSVSLQILLIMTALSFIPAFVMLMTSFTRIIIVFSILRQALGLQQTPSNQILVGLALFLTMFIMAPIFDRINTDALQPYLNEEIIAQEALSRAEVPIRDFMLAQTRESDLELFVRLSKRTDLASVEDVPLTILVPAFVTSELKTAFQIGFMIFIPFLIIDMVVASILMAMGMMMLSPLIISLPFKIMLFVLVDGWALIMGTLAASFGTL is encoded by the coding sequence ATGTTGCGTTTGTTGCTGGTAGTGCTGCTGAGCCTGGCTGCTTCACTGGCGTTCGCCGAAGATCCGCCGGGTACCAGTTCGCTGATTCAGCAGGGCAGCAACCCATTGTCGATCCCGGCCATTACCCTGTCGACGGATGCCGAGGGGCAGCAGGAATATTCGGTCAGCCTGCAGATTTTGCTGATCATGACGGCGCTGAGTTTCATCCCGGCGTTCGTCATGCTGATGACCAGCTTCACGCGGATCATCATCGTCTTTTCCATTCTGCGTCAGGCCCTGGGTCTGCAGCAGACCCCCTCGAACCAGATTCTCGTTGGCCTGGCGCTGTTTCTGACGATGTTCATCATGGCGCCGATCTTCGACCGGATTAACACCGATGCCCTGCAGCCCTACCTGAACGAGGAAATCATCGCTCAAGAAGCGCTGAGCCGGGCAGAGGTGCCGATTCGCGACTTCATGCTGGCGCAGACCCGTGAGAGCGACCTGGAACTGTTCGTGCGACTGTCCAAACGCACCGACCTGGCCAGCGTGGAGGACGTGCCGTTGACCATTCTGGTGCCGGCGTTCGTCACCTCCGAGTTGAAGACCGCGTTCCAGATCGGCTTCATGATCTTCATTCCGTTTCTGATCATCGACATGGTGGTCGCCAGTATCCTCATGGCAATGGGCATGATGATGCTCTCGCCACTGATCATCTCCTTGCCGTTCAAGATCATGCTGTTCGTCCTGGTCGATGGTTGGGCGCTGATCATGGGCACACTGGCCGCCAGTTTCGGCACCTTATAG
- the flhB gene encoding flagellar biosynthesis protein FlhB — MAESESGADKSEEPTGKRLEESRKKGQIARSKELNTLAVTLTGTMALIIFGAYMGNVLMDIMRGNFSLPREVLMSERSMALYLLASGKEALLAMQPFLIALLIASIVGPIALGGWLFSTEALQPKASRMNPLAGLKRMFSVQALVELLKALAKFLVILAVALVVLSVDQDDLLAIANEPIEPAILHSLKVVGWSAFWLSCGLILIAAVDAPFQLWSHKQKLKMTKQEVRDEYKDTEGKPEVKGRIRQLQREMAERRMMQAVPQADVVITNPTHFAVALKYDPEKGGAPLLLAKGGDFLALKIREIAQEHKVMVLESPGLARAVYYSTELDQEIPAGLYLAVAQVLAYVYQLRQYQAGKGKRPGPLPDLPIPPDLRRDS; from the coding sequence ATGGCCGAAAGCGAGAGCGGTGCCGACAAAAGCGAGGAACCCACAGGCAAGCGACTTGAAGAGTCGCGCAAGAAAGGCCAGATCGCCCGTTCCAAGGAGCTCAATACCCTGGCGGTCACCCTCACCGGCACCATGGCCCTGATTATCTTCGGTGCCTACATGGGCAACGTGCTGATGGACATCATGCGCGGCAATTTCAGCCTGCCGCGTGAGGTGTTGATGAGCGAGCGCAGCATGGCGCTTTACCTGCTGGCTTCCGGCAAGGAAGCCCTGCTGGCGATGCAGCCATTCTTGATCGCCTTGCTGATCGCCTCTATCGTCGGCCCCATCGCTTTGGGCGGCTGGCTATTTTCCACGGAAGCACTGCAGCCCAAGGCCAGTCGGATGAATCCGCTGGCGGGGCTCAAACGCATGTTCTCGGTTCAGGCGCTGGTCGAGTTGCTCAAAGCGTTGGCCAAGTTCCTGGTCATCCTCGCCGTGGCGCTGGTGGTACTTTCGGTGGATCAGGACGATTTGCTGGCCATCGCCAATGAGCCCATCGAGCCGGCCATCCTGCACAGTCTGAAGGTGGTCGGCTGGAGCGCTTTTTGGCTGTCCTGTGGCCTGATCCTGATCGCCGCCGTGGATGCGCCATTCCAGCTGTGGAGTCACAAGCAGAAGCTGAAGATGACCAAGCAGGAGGTGCGCGACGAGTACAAGGACACCGAGGGCAAACCCGAGGTCAAGGGACGCATTCGTCAGTTGCAGCGTGAAATGGCTGAACGCCGCATGATGCAGGCCGTACCGCAGGCCGATGTGGTGATTACCAACCCGACGCACTTCGCCGTGGCGCTCAAGTACGACCCGGAGAAGGGAGGGGCGCCGCTGTTGCTGGCCAAGGGCGGCGACTTCCTGGCGCTGAAGATTCGTGAGATCGCCCAGGAGCACAAGGTGATGGTGTTGGAATCACCGGGGCTGGCGCGGGCCGTTTACTACTCTACCGAGCTCGATCAGGAAATCCCCGCCGGTCTCTATCTGGCGGTGGCGCAGGTGCTGGCCTACGTCTATCAGCTGCGTCAGTACCAGGCCGGCAAGGGCAAGCGCCCCGGCCCGTTACCGGATTTGCCCATCCCGCCAGATCTGCGTCGTGATTCGTAA
- the fliR gene encoding flagellar biosynthetic protein FliR, with amino-acid sequence MLELSDAQISSWVGQFLLPLFRIAAMLMVMPIIGTQLVPTRVRLYLALAITIVLVPVLPPMPQVDALNLRSLLLILEQVLIGAMFGFILQLFFHLFAVAGQIIAMQMGLGFASMVDPTNGVSVPVLGQFMLMLVTLLFLAINGHLVALEILAESFVTLPYGQGFMVNHYWTLAGKLSWVIGAGLLLTLPAVTALLVINLAFGVMTRAAPQLNIFSIGFPLTLALGLVIYWISLSDFGSLFQALASDALQQLGEFALVR; translated from the coding sequence ATGTTGGAGTTGAGCGATGCGCAGATCAGCAGCTGGGTGGGCCAGTTTCTGCTGCCGTTGTTCCGCATCGCCGCGATGTTGATGGTCATGCCGATCATCGGCACCCAACTGGTTCCGACCCGTGTGCGCCTGTATCTGGCGCTGGCCATCACCATCGTGCTGGTGCCGGTATTGCCGCCGATGCCGCAGGTTGATGCGCTGAACTTGCGCAGTCTGTTGCTGATACTTGAACAGGTGCTGATCGGCGCCATGTTCGGCTTCATCCTGCAGTTGTTCTTCCACCTGTTTGCCGTGGCCGGGCAGATTATCGCCATGCAGATGGGCCTGGGCTTCGCCTCCATGGTGGACCCGACCAATGGCGTGTCGGTGCCGGTGCTTGGCCAGTTCATGCTGATGCTGGTGACCCTGCTGTTTCTGGCGATCAACGGTCATCTGGTGGCGTTGGAGATTCTGGCGGAGAGTTTCGTCACCTTGCCTTACGGCCAGGGTTTCATGGTCAACCATTACTGGACACTGGCGGGCAAGCTGAGTTGGGTGATCGGCGCGGGCCTGCTGTTGACCTTGCCGGCAGTGACTGCGTTGCTGGTGATCAACCTGGCATTTGGCGTGATGACGCGCGCAGCGCCACAGCTCAATATCTTTTCCATCGGTTTCCCGTTGACGCTGGCCCTGGGCCTGGTGATCTACTGGATCAGCCTTTCCGATTTCGGCAGCCTGTTCCAGGCGCTGGCCAGCGATGCTTTGCAGCAGCTGGGTGAATTCGCTCTGGTGAGGTAG